A genomic segment from Litoribacterium kuwaitense encodes:
- a CDS encoding isochorismatase family protein, whose translation MHVQHASSDEESLLYPGKEGFSFQKGFEPLTNEWHVIKGVNSAFIGTGLHIKLRDNNLQNIVICGFTTPHCISSTVRMAANYGYTCTVVEDATAAFRLRNHRGEVVDAEEVHLSALAHLHDEFAQVERTETVLASLSGAVSQDEREGGVRS comes from the coding sequence ATCCACGTCCAGCATGCCTCAAGCGATGAGGAATCTTTATTATACCCAGGGAAAGAAGGGTTTTCTTTTCAAAAAGGTTTTGAACCGTTGACAAATGAATGGCACGTCATCAAAGGTGTTAATTCAGCATTTATCGGTACGGGATTGCATATTAAGCTACGCGACAACAACTTACAGAATATTGTCATTTGTGGATTTACGACGCCTCATTGTATATCTTCTACCGTTAGGATGGCAGCAAATTATGGGTACACGTGTACTGTCGTTGAAGATGCTACGGCCGCTTTTCGCTTGCGAAATCATCGTGGAGAGGTCGTTGACGCAGAAGAGGTTCATCTGTCTGCCCTCGCGCACTTACATGATGAATTTGCTCAGGTTGAAAGGACGGAAACGGTACTTGCTTCACTAAGCGGTGCCGTTTCACAAGATGAACGCGAAGGCGGTGTCCGAAGTTAA
- a CDS encoding LysE family translocator produces MGGLWSFFTYIGLGISLAAPVGPINTEMMKRGIRDGFWSSWQVGLGGMSADVLWMLAILSGLKPLLSLSYVMPLLYLFGSLVLFYLGWDCLVQITRSNLSTANAGHHRSSQGKAFVAGFMIAFFNPLNIIFWVGIYSSVVGDKLLHEPMYVALTRSAAIIVGILFWNLVVALSTHYARHLLTQRVLNTVMAVAGICLIGFASYFLWEGVKAFESL; encoded by the coding sequence GTGGGCGGATTATGGTCATTTTTTACATACATCGGTCTTGGCATCAGTCTTGCCGCTCCGGTTGGGCCAATTAATACAGAAATGATGAAGCGAGGGATACGCGATGGCTTTTGGTCCTCGTGGCAAGTCGGCTTAGGGGGGATGAGTGCGGACGTGCTCTGGATGCTTGCGATTCTTTCCGGTTTAAAGCCGTTGCTCTCTCTTTCTTATGTGATGCCGCTACTTTATCTTTTTGGCAGCCTCGTCTTATTTTATCTCGGCTGGGATTGCCTCGTGCAGATCACGCGTTCAAACTTGTCTACAGCCAATGCTGGTCACCACCGTAGTTCCCAAGGAAAAGCCTTTGTAGCAGGTTTTATGATTGCGTTTTTTAATCCGTTGAATATCATTTTTTGGGTAGGCATTTATAGTTCCGTCGTCGGGGACAAGCTGTTACATGAACCTATGTATGTCGCTCTCACCCGAAGCGCGGCGATCATTGTGGGGATTCTTTTTTGGAATCTTGTTGTCGCTTTGAGTACCCATTATGCAAGGCATTTGTTGACACAGCGCGTACTAAATACCGTTATGGCTGTTGCAGGAATCTGTTTAATTGGGTTTGCCTCATATTTTCTTTGGGAAGGGGTCAAAGCCTTTGAATCGTTGTAA
- a CDS encoding YqcI/YcgG family protein has protein sequence MEKKLIYSRHQLDDATTCKGWEQYVYQQFYSGMLESHPPFPCVLGVDGVTRDQVRYCFIHSAEEDDVVDLANALRTYVENCREFGRNTSLVAFFKPEPQTYTLSSYEDRFWTILQLLNDNDEKPWPPHIPKHPDHPLWEFCFHGEPMFVVCNTPAHEERLSRHSDVFMMTFQPRWVFEGLGLNTKAGQVIQHKVRKRLNDYDKVAAHPELGWYGQEENREWRQYFLHDAPEAGAAVCPFRAKEGERRMEKAVRIQKHQGEHLETVVKELLPTHQTGCLEIQYDMAGQAHPDHTHPEDEILHILEGSLTFQAGEDKVNCQRGDRIFCQKTSGTGRLLDQRVVRM, from the coding sequence ATGGAAAAGAAGCTTATTTATTCACGACATCAGCTTGACGATGCCACGACGTGTAAAGGCTGGGAGCAGTACGTCTACCAGCAGTTTTATTCAGGTATGCTTGAGAGTCACCCGCCTTTTCCGTGTGTTTTAGGCGTTGATGGGGTGACGAGAGATCAAGTACGTTACTGCTTCATTCATTCTGCAGAAGAAGACGATGTAGTTGATTTAGCCAATGCTCTCAGAACATATGTGGAGAACTGCCGTGAGTTTGGCCGCAATACGTCTCTTGTTGCATTTTTTAAGCCCGAGCCTCAGACATATACTTTGTCAAGCTATGAGGACCGTTTTTGGACCATTCTGCAACTGCTCAATGACAACGATGAAAAGCCGTGGCCCCCTCACATTCCGAAGCATCCTGATCATCCTTTATGGGAGTTTTGTTTTCATGGTGAGCCGATGTTTGTCGTCTGTAATACACCCGCGCACGAAGAGCGTCTGAGCAGGCATTCTGATGTGTTTATGATGACGTTTCAGCCGCGCTGGGTGTTTGAAGGACTAGGATTAAACACGAAGGCAGGGCAAGTGATTCAGCATAAGGTACGTAAGCGTCTTAATGACTACGACAAGGTGGCGGCACACCCAGAGCTCGGTTGGTACGGACAAGAGGAAAATCGAGAGTGGAGACAATATTTTTTACATGACGCACCTGAGGCAGGGGCAGCGGTTTGTCCTTTCCGGGCAAAAGAGGGGGAGCGGAGGATGGAAAAAGCGGTTCGGATTCAAAAGCACCAAGGGGAGCACTTGGAAACGGTCGTCAAAGAGTTATTGCCTACGCATCAGACAGGGTGTTTGGAAATTCAATACGACATGGCGGGGCAGGCACATCCAGATCACACTCACCCTGAGGATGAAATATTGCACATTCTTGAAGGCTCCTTAACGTTTCAGGCTGGTGAAGACAAGGTCAATTGCCAGCGCGGTGACCGCATCTTTTGCCAAAAAACGTCCGGCACGGGTCGGTTGCTGGACCAGAGGGTTGTACGTATGTGA
- a CDS encoding DUF1540 domain-containing protein produces the protein MAQDVLCEVNNCKYWGQGNRCKADAIYVVSHVGKEASDSSETDCKTFTPEH, from the coding sequence TTGGCACAAGATGTATTGTGTGAAGTCAACAATTGTAAATATTGGGGTCAAGGAAATCGCTGTAAGGCAGACGCCATCTACGTCGTGAGCCATGTTGGAAAAGAAGCATCCGATAGCAGCGAGACGGACTGTAAAACATTCACACCAGAGCATTAA
- a CDS encoding S8 family peptidase: protein MPNVGLHPFTIQEVLRRRPSEVPVNIQAIGAPDWWKQGFTGKQVVIAVFDTGCMSNHPDLRGAVIGGRNFTSEGRPDQWYDAHGHGTHVAGIIGARRNERGVVGVAPDVQLLIIKVLNRDGHGTYEQLLAGMDYALKWRGPRGERVRVFNLSLAGAEDDASLQEAVKRAVSENVLVVCAAGNAGDGSLRTDEVGYPGVYPDVVQVGAVDQNRQLAQFSNTNDEIDMLAPGVEVLSTYTEGGHARLSGTSMSAPHVSGAAALLIQKYELGLQRSIVEAEVFALLIKHAESLGLDPRAEGYGVLMLGKSKQGASSSRRPTQRQPQPARLSSQGTVGGGYVVSQAAIGAGEEKS, encoded by the coding sequence ATGCCAAACGTTGGTTTACACCCTTTTACAATTCAGGAAGTGCTCCGTCGACGACCATCTGAGGTGCCGGTCAATATTCAAGCCATTGGGGCGCCAGATTGGTGGAAGCAAGGGTTTACCGGAAAACAAGTCGTCATCGCTGTGTTTGATACGGGTTGTATGTCCAATCATCCAGATTTACGCGGTGCCGTTATAGGGGGGAGAAATTTTACGAGCGAAGGACGGCCTGACCAATGGTACGACGCGCACGGGCATGGGACACACGTCGCTGGCATCATTGGCGCGCGAAGGAATGAGCGTGGTGTTGTAGGCGTTGCCCCAGATGTTCAGCTGTTGATCATAAAGGTGCTGAATCGCGACGGGCACGGGACATATGAGCAGCTGCTCGCTGGAATGGATTATGCGCTAAAATGGCGAGGCCCAAGAGGAGAAAGAGTTCGAGTGTTTAACTTATCGCTCGCTGGTGCAGAGGATGATGCGAGCTTGCAGGAAGCTGTAAAACGAGCGGTTTCGGAAAACGTCCTCGTCGTTTGTGCGGCAGGCAATGCAGGCGATGGTAGCCTCCGAACCGATGAAGTCGGTTATCCCGGCGTTTATCCAGATGTCGTGCAAGTCGGCGCCGTCGATCAAAACAGACAGCTTGCACAATTTTCCAATACGAATGACGAAATCGATATGCTCGCGCCCGGCGTTGAAGTGTTGTCCACATACACAGAAGGGGGCCATGCACGCCTGTCGGGTACATCCATGTCGGCGCCTCACGTGTCAGGTGCAGCGGCGCTGCTTATTCAGAAATACGAGCTCGGCTTACAGCGAAGCATTGTCGAAGCAGAAGTGTTTGCTCTACTTATCAAGCATGCTGAATCACTCGGCTTAGACCCGCGAGCGGAAGGATATGGGGTGTTAATGCTAGGGAAAAGTAAACAAGGTGCATCGTCGTCACGGCGCCCAACACAACGTCAACCACAGCCTGCACGATTGTCCAGCCAGGGCACTGTTGGCGGCGGCTATGTCGTATCACAAGCGGCGATCGGGGCAGGAGAGGAGAAGAGCTGA